TTAAACTTAGTGTTAGTGCTTTTCTAAAACACCGAACTGTCGTCCCCGGTAAAgattatatgtttcaaaactttattgaaATTATCTCTATAGCTGATTCGTTCATTTCAGATACACATGTTCGCTACAGGGCAAAAGTTATCAGCACTGTTTTTGTCACAATAACAAATACTAAATTGACAATACtaacaaatttgtcaagtctgcctgATACCCATGTCGATATCTAATTAGTTTGATAGATGTCTgaaataattctcgcttaacttttcaaaaggacctaagtaacatttttttcatgaattaatttgaatactgcaatcaaaagctttcatgttttgctgttgattgcgctattcaaattaattcatgaaaaaaatgttacttaggtcattttgaaaagttaagcgagaattcgaCAAATATTTGGCATTGAGATAAAGAATTGGCCTTTAATTCCTACGCATCTTTCTGTTTGAAAACTAAATTTTTGCAAGTAGAAATAAATAAGACTGCAAACCAATTAACTGattgatcagcagtgattcatttttcattaaaattttagAACACTACCCAGGTTCACGACATGCTCGTTAGAGTCTGAAGCAAAataatgtttcaattttgtttaaatctatatacataaaaatgaatttctgtatgTCTGAACCTTACAGGCTACTGgaccgatcagcgtgaaaatttgtatgcgaAGGTTTTTGAGGCcggagaaggttcttaagatggctcGAGATCCCTCCCCGCTTTAGAAAGatgggctcccatacaaatgaaactgaaatttctgcataactcgagaactaatcagagaataaatcacttttaggcgaaacgaagttcgtcgagtctgctagtaaataatataatcacagagaacagacgttgaagctgcactcgccatgttgtgataactttttactgttcattttgaataactttggaatgtcgccgttatcccgtgcataatcagcgctagtgtcgttatgcacgCAAGAgtataccagcgccatcgtgttgtcaaaatgagattgtgagttgcaatgtcgacgtcgatggcgttgaagtttggtgtgtttgtttacacatgttttgcaagaaattttgttcgagcctccatgtctgttctctgtgatataATTATTTTGCTGCTCAGAAATGCCGTCAAAACATAaaagaaatatttgaatctcgtgattcaatctgcagaaaatagaacaaagCTGTGCAACAGTTTTGAGCTTTCAACTTGAACCTTAACTAATCTAGGGCAGCTGCTGGGAGATGCATGTCTTagattcatattaaaattaaatgctcCAATCACTACTAAACTGATGTAATTCTTAGGTTACTTAGGATTCTTGAGATTAACTCATAATCGGCAAAAACTCAAATGTTACACATTTGCGACATGGGCAGTATAGTTAGGTTTCTCGCCATCCAAAAGAACTTTTTCCGGTGCATGATCATTGGCAGCTCGCTAGTTAGGCCgtaacaaatatttaattaataaataataaaataataaaaaataaatattaaaatgagaaaaatcaaaaaactcctcggatttgttaaaaaatgttttgaaaatcctcaaaattatccgaattttattttgttgccccctcaaaatattattttttgacaaaataaaTCCGAGGGGCGGGGggacaaaataaattttaaatatttgtatcggccttattatttttaatctccTGATTTTCACGCTAAGGCCATTATGCTTCCAAAAACTATTATTCTCTCAACACACAAATGATCCAGAGTGAAGCAAAATTTTATCCACAATGCGACATCCACTTCCAGTTGGATCAGATCAAATGTAAAGGAAAAAGGTTCCAATAGTGTTTCATAAAACACCTGCTGATGACACGTTCAATGACTAAGTAGATAAATTTATCTTAGTTTCGACGCCCACATtatagcacagagaacagacatggaggctcgaacaaaatttcttgcaaaacatgtgtaggggaaggtgggtagacttgatccccggggagacttgatcaccccctgttttatcgaagactgaagtagttttgttctagcgtattttttagtattgatcctctagacaaatgacctttatgtggtgagttattttttggattgacaaccttatttattctgcagggcggtttgtatgttttgaccttcctaaagatttttttattggctaagcaaaatttgaacaacttttcataacaatgaccaaatgctttcattttttcacagcacaaagccataaatatgcttgatgatctgtactgatgaaaatgtcaacattacatcaaagttttaggatatttggatttgaaattattgcctcaatatggggtcacttgatcccccattagtcacccatacaaaaatttgacgaaaaaattaaaaaaaatataaatctattctcaggcttctatttttttgtaaatttgacagatttgatgaagggttgtcaggaaaaattatttattacgtagatatcataaaaaggggatcaagtctccccaaattttaaaattgcatgtgctgtcaaattcaataacaaaaatcgttcacgtaTACGCAGAGCagttcgaaaattccgcgtattttgaaggaaaaatatttaaaaaacctgagggcacctttctaattttatcaaagcaagtgcttggagagggatcaatttcccccgaatattttgaaagtcgatttttgacagcactccaaaaaatcgattgtgtatcaataacaacaattatttaaggactgtcatacatcagcaAAGTTAAATACTAAATTTCTTAGAGAGTTTGTGTGGAAATTGCGtatgtttattcatttttggctgtgatacatcggaaatcagaaaaggggatcaagtctacccagtctcccctaaacAAACACACCAAActtcaacgccatcgacgtcgacattgcaactcacaatctcattttgacaacacgatggcgctggtatacTCTTGcgtgcataacgacactagcgctgattatgcacgggataacggcgacattccaaagttattctgaatgaacagtaaaaagttatcacaacatggcgagtgcagcttcaacgtctgttctctgtgattatAGTGAGCTCAAGATTGTAATCAAAGAGTTTATGCGTCAAGATCAAATAGATGAATTGATTTCGTCAACTGAAAAGTAGGTGTGCTGTCTCATATCTCATAGTGGCAGTTCAATCATTTTCGTATAACCCTGCTTGCAGAGCAAGATTGCTTTTGATATATTTatgtttcaattgttttgggGGTGCACCAGTCTTTTTTAAGACTgggtattagggtggctcaaattagtatgggaaaaacttttttcaatttttttgatgggccgccctcttattcggttctatttgatgccttgatgctctggacaaaattttagccaaatcggtcaacgtttgggcggtgctaaactcgttggaagtttatatgcaaaaatgtatgcagaagcatcccaaaacagtaaattgcagttggacggcacaacttacgatgaagaactatgatactcattcagatcttgaagaatttaatacagaatgttatgcagaaaaccgcgagaagattagagtttgcccggctaagttattaacatttctctgaagtggggtttgagcaaatttcgtttcttttacctttgaaaagaaataaattcacccctacaacactccagtgaaatgctaatatctttgcctaacaaACTCTAaccttctcgcggttttcagcataacattctgtatttaattctacaagaactgaatgcgtcatgattcttgatcgtaaattgtgccgtccaactgcaaatccaacgagtttagcaccgcccaaacgttgatcgatttggctgaaattttgtccagaacatcagggcattaaatagaaccgaataaaaggcccatcaaaaaatgtgaaaaagtgttttttgagccaccctactgggTATTTATTAAATCTTTGAACTGACACTTTCTAGTTTAATTCGGTAAATGAGACGGACCTTAATGTGTGTTTTCATTCGGATTCCGATAAACTTATtttacagagaacagacgtggatgctcaaacaaaatttcgttgaaatcgtgtgtaaagatttaaatcgcgcCTCAACGCCGCGAACGCAGGCTGCCCGGCAAAAATGCTCAATCTCACTAAGCGACTCACACTACATAAACTTCAAGTTTCCATCATCCATCGATTAAAAGTTGCAAAAAGAAGAAGCTGAAGGAGGCatacgggattttttttaaaactcttcttaaAAAATCTAGAAGTATACAAAAATTATTTGAAGCTCTTTTGGTGCAATGTCTAAAAGTAATTTGATTAAAACGGAAAGTAGtatacggggttggacttttcttatacttgagcttgagcttgattgactgctcgtagttgctactccattatgaccagatcagctgttcttgcacagggaaccaacagatgtttgcttgggactagcacacatcttcaatgtacaagtactggcgatctcatttgttaggtcatactggcgcctgccacgtcagaatgcaagtcaatgtagggaagggggaggaaatgatgatgcaatcactcgcccactgcaagccgaatatacctctgcacttgccacgagttcatgcggaatttgttggaatttttgggttaggttcgagagacagaggtccgtcttggttaacgagctgccaatgtgatagataggagaaagcaactgatggaatttctaattggatgtaggaaacgagctctatagttcatttccaattctagcagattactgttagaatactcaagttgaaggtataggaatagtaatggaaacggtatggaagtccatttccagttctagcgattgctagagaacatgagaaatatagagaaagatacaaagtaggagaatggaacggacctgggattgaacccacgacctcctgcgtatgaggcagaagcagtagccatatgactaccaagcccgctcaacggggttggacttttcttatactgtgtattaagtgtgatatcacaaaattcaatttaaaatcaaagaattgcgtttattatgcagtagaaggaaagtaCAGCCCCGTGCTGccaaccgtttttaattaaattgctcctaatttttttgagaagagttcaaaaaacttcccgtatgcttcaccgtgcaattttttttcttatattttccttcaacttcttctttttcttcatgtaACCTTTATTCGTCAATAATGATAAATTCATGAGGATTATGATAATCGATGCGATGTCAAACGACACAAGCCAATCGTCAAATAGATTGCAATTGCAACTTACCAGAACATGGTAAATTGTGACggctatcgaaattaatttattggctttttccGGTGATAATTTCGGCTGATTTCGATGATAATTATATTTTGGTGGCtattaccgcacgtaaaatgctgaataaatgacGAAAACAGAACAACTTAACTTAAGTtatggaaatttaaattttcacgatcgaaaatcattttgcgatCATTAAATACCCACGCGAAATGTAATCAGTgcaatatgaacggagctttaaacttcaagaacagcactagcgccacaccaacaaacggtggcttcaagaactagtgcttgtttcacggggttggAGCAGCCTCACATGaaatagggtaaaggatgtattttggaccacccttacgggggctcttattttggaccatcaagaggaatttgcactcagtggtccaaaatatgagccgtcaaactggtggtccaaaatacctcccttaccctatgtTCCATTTGGTTCATTCGCATTAGCTTTGCCGCTTTCAGGAAATTGCTTCCGTTGTCTGTTGTTATTGCATATATTTGCTTGACGTCGATTTTGAATTTGCTTAGAACACTCAGTATTTCCTCGAGGATGTTTTCGGCGGTGTGCCGTTCGATGGTTTCCAGCATAGCAAGATTGTGTACAACGATCGCACCTTGGTGAATATACTGCACGTTGATACCGAGTATGCTTCTGCCCTTCCTCGATGCAATGTCCGCTTTAATGCACACGAGCTTACCTTTGAGCCTGGTAGAGATGAACTCCGTAACTTTGGTATGAATAGTATCCAAATAACCAAGGATGTTGTGGCGATTAGTGTGTCCCAGTTTCATTCCATCTTCCAGCGGTTGCAAAATGTTTTGTACACATTCGTGGGAAAAGAAATCCATCGGAACATTACATTCTGTCAGCCACTGTACAATATTGGTAATGTAAACATTACGGTCGAGATAAACCACAATTTTGCTCTTCTTTTTCGGGACTTCTGCGGTAATGTCTTCGGAAATGTTTTCGTCTTCAGTTAATTTTAGTAATCCCAATTCTTCAGCCTTGCTTCTATGCTTAGATATCATGTGTCGCTTCAAATTAAATTTGCTGTAGCTCTTGAAATACTTGTCTGTACCACATAACAAACACGCAGTAATCACACACTCCGTTTTATCTTCACCCACtactatttttttcttgaaacaaTTTAAGTATTCAGGCTCTCGTTCACGTTTGCTTGCCATTTTTGACTATTACCGCCACCTTATCATAACGGATAATTTCTTCTCACTGAATTTGTCGGGAGATTTTAcgtaaacaaaacaaatgtaaCGTTACACTTGAAAATGGGTTAGAAGgtttatgtatttaattaaatattatttctgGTGTTAAGAAATTTTTGATTCACAAAGTCATTTTTGACTAGGaagaatgtcacatgaataaATAGTGAAATAACGCAAAGATGACAAATAAACTGCACAATTAAACATTTTTTCAGTATAATGGAAATCAGAGGCGTGCTATGCATCGATCGATAAAGATCGATAAAAGTTTGATGCAGGGGGAAATGGAAGTGAAAATTTTCGTCGTAATTCTCATAGTGCACTGAGGTCGCTGATTACGCGTTTTTCCACGAAGGTCGTTCTCTACACGACTATTTTGCGGATTTCAAgatttacgcggatttttcCCAAATGTTTTTTTGCGGTTTTTCAAAAAGGTCCGGGAACGCAGTTTTTACGGCGGTTTTGATTCATGAGGAACTTATCCTCCGTGTAAAAACCAACTTACTGTAACTTAAATTTAAACTCAGATTGTTCAGTCTAATTTATTCATTAATTCATATTAACCGACAATAACTAAATAGGAATACAAAAGTGACTCTTTTGAGGTGTTTGACTAGCTACATCTTCATTTCTCTGcactgaagaaaaaaagtacccaaaattgagtacttttaaacttacttttgagttattttttctcttcgctttcatccactctttcttttgttgtcaaaaacaaaagagccaaacaatccaacgacgccagttcaatacgggaagccaattttgagttttattacctgaggtcgaaattgagtgaattaaacttaaatttgggtcaataaattttccgttgggtacttttttagcatgggagtaaaggcaaactacttcgaccctacttactcaattttggcttcccgtacggatgttcgaggttgggtgaattaaactcactattgggtagtttatttcttccgtgtgtaTACGGTCtgttagaaaaaaaacattcacaATTATGCGGATAAAAGAGGCGCATTGAGACAATCTGTCTCTCTCAAAGAGAACCGCTCCTCATTTTCCCAGACGCAAAAAGCATGGTTTATTGATGAACCGACTATAACAGTGGTGTCAAGATGattttgatgaactttttttttgctcattgaGCGCATTGTGCGAGCAAATGCCAAGCCTGCATAtatataagcgaaattcttcgaaatgtcAATGGGAAAATCAATGGGCAATTTCTTCGTCAGTTCTAttacaaattcttttgaattatcgatggaaaatcctcaacattttttaaaggaattgttgaaaactttcacgagaaattatttgaatttcctacCAACAACTCTTTgagtttctacaaaaaaaaatgttgcaattgtgtcctaaaataaagaatcgatattcgattttctttcagggaatgAATCATCCTAAACGCATCAGTTTTTCTTtcgactcaaaaatcgaaaagaacattgtttaatttgaaataaaaaaatagatgaaaaatgcttcctcgacattttcggtcttgtttgacgtacggaataatatgattcaaacgcactagcaaatcaccgcagggcacttgactcaacctttgacagttagtGATATTTTgagctgatggttcattcgttctgaaatgtttcacagcccaaaatttgccttaaaatgtcttaaacatataaatattatttttaatgatttaGATTTTTACCGGAAttttataacatcggttcaagtattcttgaccgatgcactatcgtttgcaaccataaacgaggtagggctttaggacccaattcttgtaagaaagcatttgtaattttcatgaatatttattcgaaatttttacgacaaattcaccaaaaattcaactgaatattcTCCAtagtttccaccgaaaattattcggaaaactctttggaatgtccataggatttttttttaatttccccaGGATATCGCTCCTATTTTGcaagggaaatttcaaaatatcgtactgttttggctcaaattccgaacatggctcatatcccgaacactcgcttttaaatggccattttggcgttatttatgtaattttctccatagaAGCTTGAATTCTTTTGCAATCCTCAGTATGGAAAACCAATGAAAactttactgccgctaaccgcaagtcgagcacatctgtatatggaggcccatatacagatgtgctcgacttgcggttagcggcagtttagtTTTAGGGTGCTAAAACGCCAATGTTCGGaattgagccaaaacggtaggGACGGGAAATAATTTTAAGTTACTCGGCattttaacgggaaaactttcggaatttaaaaaaaaatcgtggggTTTCAACGGCTGATTATTTAGCGGTATATtacatggaattttcaagaaaaacagccgaattatcacggagagttctttggagtattacctggaaacttTAAAGGTTATTattcgggaaattctacggaatttccacgaaaaacttattgaaatgtagacttgacattctcggaatttcaactcaaaagttttcgaaattctgaaaattcttgagttttcttcaaatttgaaccggcatgaagaattataggtcagatgcgtgacagatattaagcagtggcgcgccgatgcaagtgtcggtggcggtggcgcacacctctaggaggaatcaaattcaacagaaattaaattaattggcgttgatttcgttttgaattgatatttgttttattggattttgttcagtttgatttcgttATGAGTTTTACTGTAATGTTCACAATGGACTTGGAAATGGATTTAAATAGCTGAGTTgctgaaaacgtggttgatttccatatttttctaatcacaaatgatgttttgtaaaatttgaaaaagtctacgtagacttcaagggggtgggggagggTTTTCGggaaagtctacgaaagtctactaggggggagggagggtctactacgtggtttgtggacagccccaaaTAAATCTTGTATAATAGCCTATTTCAACCCCCAAAAATGCATGTAAAATGTAAAATCTAATCAATCATTATCTATTAATGTAGAAatattcaaaaatcattctcTTTTCAACCTTTTCTACAGATTGATCTTTTTGCCCAAGGAAAGTTCGTTCAGATAATAGAAACTGAAATTTATGATGAATCGCGTTACCGAAAGTACAGGTCAAAGTTTTTCGTGTTTGAGAAACTCCTCATCTATACGGAGATAGCTAAGGATAAGTTTTCGTACAGGGGACACTACTACGATTCGGAAATCAACTGCTGGGAGGATTCCAGAAAATTGCACCTATTCTGCCTTCACCGAGGAACGCAGGAGATTCATATGGACCTTAATCAGTCACTGGCGAACACTGTGAGAGCTATTCGGAAACGGGCAATTGCACAATTTTTCAATGAGCCGCAGCTGATAGACTTTGATGCGGTAATAGAACCGCACTCTTCCAGAACATCCGTTGGATCAGATATGTGAGTTTATACAAATGATAATATAATCAATATTGCCATATAAATTCATGTTGCATTTTTTAAAATACGTTTTCAGTAACTTGGATAATGGCATTACGTCTTTGATCAATTCGCAAATTAGCTATATTCAAGTTTTTCGCGCCAATTTCGAattctattttgaatttcatcaaCAAGAACAAGACTCTCAATTTAGTAAATTCAAAGATACATGCATTCAAATGGATCGTTTGCATCACCGAGTTTTACAAGATTTATCAATAAATGTGggaaatattttggaaatttgtACGATTTTCTTGCAGTATGTAAAGGTACGTTCAATAATGCAAACACATAAAGTAAATACAGTCAATCCAACCATGTATCTGTATTTCAGACTGAATTTCCTCCAGTTTATGGAGATTACTTACAATTAATCTGCAATGTTGCTAAATACTGCCTAAATCGAACGGGTTCGAACGTAAGAGAAATTCAACAGTCATTAATACACACACATTAATAACTTGAAACTTTTTACAGGACTCCAACGCCTATCTTGTTTCAACAATTGATGACTTCCTATATCTTTGTATCGAAAGATTGCAAGCATTCGCCCACTTCTTCGCAACATTAACCGATAATTTGTCGAAAATGATTACCATAAACGCATCATTTGATAGATCTCTGTATCATCAGTTGGCAGTAGCGCAAGTTGAGTTGGACACATACGCTCAAAATGTCAACGAAAACTACCGATTACTACGCCTAGACGATGGAGCTATCGAGTGTGGCTTGGTTGTAAGTAGCATGCGAGCAAAGGTGAGATCGGTCACGCGTGAGTTCAACAGTTGCAGGATCTTCATCTGCGAGCGTGGGGTGATTTGTGTTGCCTGTAGCAAAGAGAATCAGTTTACCAAGCGGAATGATAATTTTGAATCTATATTGTTTTGTGATAAATTTGCCGACATGGCCCAACCAATGCGCCTACGAAAAAGTGATAAACATAATGACGCGGTTTGTTTCACGATAGGAAGTgtaaaatacaaaataaaattccaaacGAGTCAAACCAGGGATACGTTTTATATGAAGTATGCAAGACAAAAGTGTatgttattaaaaaataaaaccatTGCATGAACCTCATAATCGTCAGCTTTTAATGTGTTGAGAAAATATCACTTCAATTAATTCCAAAAACTATTTTCATTCTTGATTATCAACTAAAAAAGGACTGTTCACGAATTACGTTACGCAAAACTGACCTATTTTAGAATCCCTCTCACCCCTTTGTAACACGTTTCATAAGGTTGAAATCAAGTGCTATGTCTAAGGGCttaacgacccctccccacggcctctgtgacttagggggcctgtctagggCGTGGTGGGGCTTGGCGgcgggctctgttgaacctctacAAAAcgctgcatgtgtccgcaagcaggccctatcaaagcgaccgtgtgccgctcaaagcgcacaggagcTCAAGGAGTGTCAATTGGCACATCACGATCAATGCCAgcgagatcctgattatggcattctggccgcGTGTGAACGGACCATGTCTTGGATATCGTAATATTGTGAATGTGAGGGCTgacagtctgacattctactttCTTAGTAGTGCCTGGTGACATTGACTCGAAACGGCAAGTgagctaatggctaggctgtcttccgtcccataaaaacgtggcgggccttgtagcacactgtccaatcctgccaccaagctttgcctgctgggtgggagtagTCCCAGATGCCCTTTCGTCTTACACTGCATGCCGTGGGATCGTTAAAAGCGACCACTCCAGTAGGATTCAGCGGCAGCTACAAGGGGGACCCAATTACAATGAGTGAAGCTAAAAATTTGACAATGCGTTAAGCATGGAGGTGGTAAACCCCAGGGAGGCGGAGAGCGGAGTGACGGAGGCTGTAACTAGCAGCACCATAGTCCCCCCAGCAGTGACAGGGTATAGCCCTATCAGCACGCTCGGCCGgccactacccgggatgcgggtggtcgccgagcaactcgatcatcgatatcatcgagttcgcgaGATCAAAacagaacatcagtaaggaaatgaaacagaaccttcggatgctcCGATAGGCTGTTCGCGTCGCAAGAACAGGATGCGTTTATCAGGCAGGTGGTGGGAAGAtagaaggccgacaaaggtgcccAAACCAATGCCTTCTCCTCCCTTGGAGGAGCGACCATGGCCCAAGAGacgattgatttcgccctgaTGGCCAATGAAGAAAAGACTGCGCCTTACCCGAGACGACTCAGAAAGCAATCCTGCGaaggcgctcagagcaaagtcgaacgacgtgcgaccataaaggccaaacgtcttctggacggagcagatcggggtgAAGTCGACCCGAGAaggcccaaaaaggcgaaaggcaccaaccaggCGCAAGTTGCCGGGTCGTAGGAGGGTACCAGCGTGCCtggccaatccaaatccaattaaaatccaatccattccaatccaaatccaatccaaatccaatccaaatccaatccaaatccaatccaaaccaatccaaaccaatccaaaccaatccaaatccaatccaaaccaatccaaaccaatccaaaccaatccaaaccaaccaaaccaatccaaaccaatccaaaccaatccaaaccaatccaaaccaatccaaaccaatccaaccaatccaaaccaatccaaaccaatccaaaccaatccaaaccaatccaaaccaatccaaaccaatccaaaccaatccaaaccaaccaatccaaaccaatccaaaccaatccaaaccaatccaaatccaaccaaaccaatccaaaccaatccaaaccaatccaaaccaatccaaaccaatccaaaccaatccaaaccaatccaaaccaatccaaaccaatccaaaccaaccaaaccaaccaaaccaatccaaaccaatccaaaccaaccaaaccaatccaaaccaatccaaaccaatccaaaccaatccaaaccaatccaaaccaatccaaaccaatccaaaccaatccaaaccaatccaaaccaatccaaaccaatccaaaccaaccaaaccaaccaaaccaatccaaaccaatccaaaccaatccaaaccaatccaaaccaatccaaaccaaccaaaccaatccaaaccaatccaaaccaatccaaatccaatccaaaccaatccaaaccaatccaaaccaatccaaaccaatccaaaccaatccaaaccaatccaaaccaatccaaaccaatccaaaccaaccaaaccaatccaaaccaatccaaaccaatccaaaccaatccaaaccaatccaaatccaatccaaaccaatccaaaccaaccaaaccaatccaaaccaatccaaaccaatccaaaccaatccaaaccaatccaaaccaatccaaaccaatccaaaccaatccaaaccaatccaaaccaatccaaccaaaccaatccaaaccaaccaaaccaaccaaaccaatccaaaccaatcca
The nucleotide sequence above comes from Armigeres subalbatus isolate Guangzhou_Male chromosome 3, GZ_Asu_2, whole genome shotgun sequence. Encoded proteins:
- the LOC134222347 gene encoding uncharacterized protein LOC134222347, with the protein product MCDQIKNRPLPPIPSIAEANLRTRGVPPQIPPRRIDYENSKRLSQQNAVVGSSVSSKSVQNIPLYFQESTSEMNGITSSIANSSNAILPDTLHNIYEGTPVRSSVIDLLSAVTEDSFTRESTFDATFDDTMDRNRMKRLSTSPANAVDELLQNEQKYIDNLMNGILNFIPLLYHMNLPAGLCGQRNNLFGNIEEIHELHQDEFIPALGRCYQNVEQIAECFIHFIETDKLYCYVKYALNRRKAGIIFERHRDYFSSNQHEVNSFLLQPIQRLPHYKLFLEKFLKETTKFGNTGTSVSIRKAQDKLSDLMDLVNAAVSISDIPQCASEFSAIAAFPMTTLGFNRDNDLACTLILKPKGNKIVSRNNPIDLFAQGKFVQIIETEIYDESRYRKYRSKFFVFEKLLIYTEIAKDKFSYRGHYYDSEINCWEDSRKLHLFCLHRGTQEIHMDLNQSLANTVRAIRKRAIAQFFNEPQLIDFDAVIEPHSSRTSVGSDINLDNGITSLINSQISYIQVFRANFEFYFEFHQQEQDSQFSKFKDTCIQMDRLHHRVLQDLSINVGNILEICTIFLQYVKTEFPPVYGDYLQLICNVAKYCLNRTGSNDSNAYLVSTIDDFLYLCIERLQAFAHFFATLTDNLSKMITINASFDRSLYHQLAVAQVELDTYAQNVNENYRLLRLDDGAIECGLVVSSMRAKVRSVTREFNSCRIFICERGVICVACSKENQFTKRNDNFESILFCDKFADMAQPMRLRKSDKHNDAVCFTIGSVKYKIKFQTSQTRDTFYMKYARQKCMLLKNKTIA